Proteins encoded by one window of Dietzia sp. B32:
- a CDS encoding phosphoenolpyruvate--protein phosphotransferase, protein MTQQSKAGAVIRGTGVVAGLAYGPARWVIRPDAPAPGAAAGPAGDAADAGAVPPDEQQVEAGRERFVAAARTVAGRLDQRAALATGVSAEVLSANAVLARDRGWAKAVVKELRKGAAVEAATVAATETFAAMFARVGGRQAERVTDLRDICARVVAELRGLPEPGIPDLDEPGVLMADDLAPADTAALDPAMVLAIVCEHGGPTSHTAIIARQLGIPCMVAAGGLAAVADGTQVLVDAAAGTVTVEPEEGSARAAAEADRRTRAVAADWSGPAVLADGHPIRLLANVQDGAGAEDAASGPAGGIGLFRTELAFLDRASEPTHDEQVDLYARVLGAFPDTRVVTRTLDAGSDKPLAFAGMTEEDNPALGVRGIRVDLIDRGLLDRQLDALAAAGHRVGGAQSSPWVMAPMVATVDEARDFADRCRRRGLTPGIMVEVPSVAVAVDRFLPHVDFLSIGTNDLTQYVMAADRMSSDLASLTDPWQPAVLRLIRAVADAAGRAPDGRAIPVGVCGEAAADPNLACVLLGLGVGSLSVATAALPFVGAALAGVTLEQCRRLAELALDSDTALDARNAVLAARN, encoded by the coding sequence ATGACGCAGCAGTCGAAGGCCGGGGCGGTCATCCGCGGCACCGGCGTGGTCGCCGGACTGGCCTACGGACCCGCCCGATGGGTCATCCGGCCGGACGCACCGGCTCCCGGTGCCGCGGCCGGCCCCGCGGGCGACGCGGCGGACGCGGGTGCGGTGCCGCCGGACGAGCAGCAGGTCGAGGCGGGCCGCGAACGCTTCGTCGCGGCGGCCCGCACCGTCGCCGGGCGCCTCGACCAGCGAGCCGCCCTGGCCACCGGCGTCAGCGCCGAGGTCCTGTCCGCCAACGCCGTCCTCGCCCGGGACCGCGGGTGGGCCAAGGCGGTGGTGAAGGAGCTGAGGAAGGGCGCGGCGGTCGAGGCCGCGACCGTGGCGGCCACGGAGACCTTCGCCGCGATGTTCGCGCGGGTCGGTGGCCGGCAGGCCGAACGCGTCACCGACCTGCGCGACATCTGCGCCCGTGTGGTGGCCGAGCTGCGCGGTCTGCCCGAGCCGGGCATCCCCGACCTCGACGAGCCGGGCGTCCTCATGGCGGACGACCTCGCCCCCGCGGACACCGCCGCCCTCGACCCCGCCATGGTGCTCGCGATCGTGTGTGAGCACGGCGGCCCCACCTCGCACACGGCGATCATCGCCCGGCAGCTCGGCATCCCGTGCATGGTCGCGGCCGGGGGACTCGCCGCGGTCGCGGACGGGACGCAGGTCCTGGTGGACGCGGCCGCGGGAACGGTCACCGTCGAGCCCGAGGAGGGCTCCGCCCGGGCCGCCGCCGAGGCCGACCGGCGCACGCGGGCCGTCGCCGCGGACTGGAGCGGCCCCGCGGTCCTCGCCGACGGGCACCCGATCCGGTTGCTGGCCAACGTCCAGGACGGCGCGGGCGCGGAGGACGCGGCGTCGGGCCCGGCCGGCGGGATCGGGCTGTTCCGCACCGAGCTCGCGTTCCTCGACCGGGCCAGCGAACCGACCCACGACGAGCAGGTCGACCTCTACGCCCGGGTGCTCGGTGCCTTCCCCGACACCCGGGTCGTCACCAGGACCCTGGACGCGGGTTCGGACAAGCCGCTGGCGTTCGCGGGCATGACGGAGGAGGACAACCCCGCACTGGGGGTCCGCGGAATCCGCGTGGACCTCATCGACCGCGGGCTGCTCGACCGGCAGCTCGATGCGCTCGCCGCGGCGGGCCACCGGGTGGGCGGGGCGCAGTCCTCCCCGTGGGTGATGGCACCCATGGTCGCGACCGTCGACGAGGCCCGCGACTTCGCCGACCGGTGCCGCCGGCGCGGACTGACGCCCGGGATCATGGTCGAGGTGCCCTCGGTCGCGGTCGCCGTCGACAGGTTCCTCCCGCACGTGGACTTCCTGTCGATCGGCACCAACGACCTCACGCAGTACGTCATGGCGGCCGACCGGATGTCCTCCGACCTGGCCTCGCTCACCGATCCGTGGCAGCCGGCCGTGCTGCGTCTCATCCGCGCGGTGGCCGACGCCGCGGGCCGGGCGCCGGACGGCCGCGCGATCCCGGTCGGGGTGTGCGGTGAGGCGGCGGCCGACCCGAACCTGGCGTGCGTCCTGCTGGGACTCGGGGTCGGCTCACTGTCCGTGGCCACCGCGGCACTGCCGTTCGTCGGGGCCGCCCTGGCGGGGGTCACGCTCGAACAGTGCAGGCGGCTCGCGGAACTCGCGCTGGACAGCGACACCGCGCTCGACGCGAGGAACGCGGTGCTGGCGGCGCGGAACTGA
- a CDS encoding DeoR/GlpR family DNA-binding transcription regulator: protein MYGSERRRHITEALAASGRVTVADLAADLDVSAETIRRDLSLLESEGQLERTHGGAVPAVPGGRVERTLAARRSENVAAKSAIGRAALRLLPAAGGSVLLDAGSTTATLAESLPADHGLTLVTNSIPIADGLHRAATDDLHVLGGSVRGLTGACVGPSVLRALDAIRVDVAFVGTNGLHPERGLTTQDPDEAAVKNAMCRAARRVVALADSSKVGHEFLVSFAPLDRIDILVTDAPPPAALAAALDNHGIEVVLP, encoded by the coding sequence ATGTACGGCAGCGAGCGACGGCGGCACATCACCGAGGCACTGGCCGCCTCCGGGCGCGTCACCGTCGCCGATCTCGCCGCCGACCTCGACGTGAGCGCCGAGACGATCCGCCGCGACCTGTCGCTACTGGAATCGGAGGGCCAGCTCGAGCGCACCCACGGCGGGGCGGTGCCCGCGGTACCGGGCGGCCGCGTGGAGCGGACACTCGCCGCGCGGCGATCGGAGAACGTGGCCGCCAAGTCCGCGATCGGTCGGGCGGCGCTGCGTCTCCTACCCGCCGCGGGCGGCTCGGTCCTCCTCGACGCGGGCTCCACCACCGCGACCCTCGCGGAGTCGCTCCCCGCCGACCACGGCCTCACTCTGGTCACCAACTCGATCCCCATCGCGGACGGTCTGCACCGCGCGGCCACGGACGACCTCCACGTGCTCGGCGGATCGGTCCGGGGCCTCACCGGGGCGTGCGTGGGCCCGTCGGTGTTGCGGGCGTTGGACGCGATCAGGGTCGACGTGGCCTTCGTGGGCACCAACGGCCTCCACCCCGAACGCGGCCTCACCACCCAGGACCCGGACGAGGCGGCGGTCAAGAACGCCATGTGCCGGGCGGCCCGCAGGGTGGTCGCACTCGCGGACTCGAGCAAGGTCGGCCACGAGTTCCTGGTGTCGTTCGCCCCCCTGGACCGGATCGACATCCTGGTCACAGATGCTCCCCCACCGGCCGCACTGGCCGCCGCCTTGGACAACCACGGAATCGAGGTCGTGCTCCCATGA
- a CDS encoding 1-phosphofructokinase family hexose kinase, translated as MIVTLTMNPSVDRTAQLPAPLAVGGVNRIAAVDDSPGGKGVNVARVLTAGGVRTQAVFPAPAADPFVAMCAGTGITTTVVPADGAVRINLTLADPDGTTTKINVPGPELDTAALDRARSAVAALAREARWVVLCGSLPRGVPDDFYADLVGALRPAGARLAVDTSDAPLEALAARLPDAAPDLVKPNGEELGQLAGVDGTELERRAADGDTTPVVEAARALRDRGVGAALVTLGGAGAVLVDDGEAWFANTPAVQVRSTVGAGDSALAGYLLAEARGLPPRDRLVWAVCHGSVAASLPGTGLPLGLDPSTFRATVRRLD; from the coding sequence ATGATCGTCACGCTCACCATGAACCCGTCGGTGGACCGCACCGCGCAGCTGCCCGCACCGCTCGCCGTGGGCGGGGTCAACCGCATCGCGGCCGTCGACGACTCCCCCGGGGGCAAGGGCGTCAACGTCGCGCGGGTCCTCACCGCCGGAGGGGTCCGGACACAGGCGGTGTTCCCGGCCCCGGCCGCCGACCCGTTCGTGGCGATGTGTGCCGGGACCGGCATCACGACGACCGTGGTCCCCGCGGACGGCGCCGTGCGGATCAACCTCACCCTCGCCGATCCCGACGGCACCACGACGAAGATCAACGTCCCGGGTCCCGAGCTGGACACCGCCGCCCTGGACCGCGCGCGCTCCGCGGTCGCGGCCCTCGCGCGGGAGGCACGGTGGGTGGTGCTGTGCGGTTCCCTGCCGCGTGGCGTGCCGGACGACTTCTACGCCGACCTGGTCGGTGCACTCCGCCCGGCGGGCGCGCGCCTCGCCGTCGACACCTCCGACGCGCCGCTGGAGGCACTCGCCGCGCGACTCCCGGACGCGGCCCCCGACCTGGTCAAACCCAACGGCGAGGAACTCGGGCAGCTGGCCGGTGTCGACGGCACCGAGCTGGAGCGGCGCGCCGCCGACGGCGACACGACCCCCGTGGTGGAGGCCGCCAGGGCGTTGCGCGACCGGGGCGTGGGCGCAGCCCTGGTCACCCTCGGCGGGGCCGGTGCGGTCCTGGTCGACGACGGCGAGGCGTGGTTCGCGAACACCCCTGCCGTGCAGGTCAGGTCCACGGTGGGGGCCGGTGATTCCGCGCTCGCGGGATATCTGCTCGCCGAGGCCCGCGGCCTCCCGCCGCGGGACCGGCTCGTGTGGGCGGTCTGTCACGGGAGTGTGGCCGCCTCCCTGCCCGGCACCGGGCTGCCGCTCGGGCTCGACCCGTCCACGTTCCGCGCCACGGTGCGCAGGCTCGACTGA